A genomic stretch from Schistosoma haematobium chromosome 4, whole genome shotgun sequence includes:
- the GPN2 gene encoding GPN-loop GTPase 2, variant 4 (EggNog:ENOG410VD93~COG:O), giving the protein MQAPLASENFLALCASDYYKGCIFHRNIKGFIVQTGDPTGTGKNGQSIWKKRFKDEFHDSLRHNARGIMSMANNGPDSNGSQFFITYSKQTMLDMKYSIFGKVIDGWDVLDELERSPVEEKTYRPLTDIHIQNITIHANPFAE; this is encoded by the exons ATGCAGGCACCCTTAGCTTCAGAG AATTTTTTAGCATTGTGTGCTTCAGATTATTATAAAGGCTGCATATTTCATCGTAATATCAAAGGGTTTATAGTGCAGACTGGGGATCCTACTG GAACTGGCAAAAACGGACAGAGTATTTGGAAAAAGCGATTCAAAGATGAATTTCATGACTCATTAAGG CATAATGCTCGAGGAATCATGTCAATGGCTAATAATGGTCCCGATTCTAATGGTTCCCAGTTTTTCATCACCTACAGTAAACAAACCATGTTAGATATGAAATATTCGATTTTCGGAAA AGTAATTGATGGATGGGATGTTTTGGATGAATTAGAGCGTTCCCCTGTTGAAGAAAAAACTTATAGACCTTTAACAGatattcatatacaaaatataacaATCCATGCTAATCCATTTGCAGAATAA
- the GPN2 gene encoding GPN-loop GTPase 2, variant 3 (EggNog:ENOG410321Q~COG:D), producing the protein MLLNSAVYRSLARRSILLTCSPASVPYIIDTFLKIGGSVNRAVYWPLRNEIQPVGTLLIQSSSPETLRYTLHKISSFRCVHCAINSESKKSMFRLPMFRINSDPSIWPVENVAKYSSYQYPGKLCVKANLSIRPSVPSSKEMTSILMSCQSFDDQVSTFYHLTRLTELDILARFVLSDSIEEILGFIFRGTKVSIFGSVLNGLGSVSSDVDLVVKLPLNYDNLQYLRDTKPNYLTSDLYRTKIISLDPDCLKNRFLSFLQMMLKKLDPLGFKYSRIYTGRVPIIHLDQIRVLEVGLDISSLTKSPLMNNGESKHCGTKMAEILHFLTLCIPEIPKSVALIKYLARELRVTRNGPSPGFTNFKLISLFINFLQVSNYAPSFIRLQSLIKNSITLDSTSAFSAHTHFPDLNPFPSIEDLLSNFLVYVCSIKPCDIIIDLRNGCLTPRLESTGTEYTDHVIPHRKHYVLCPDPTYPQCNIWSGINEDHWSSFVQICRALQDTLKMQCNKNENSKWGLLALTDFDDCTKLKFVNVPDYYHLVDPIQS; encoded by the coding sequence ATGCTACTTAATTCAGCTGTCTACAGAAGTTTAGCTAGGAGAAGTATCCTACTGACCTGTTCACCAGCGAGCGTACCCTATATAATTGATACGTTTCTGAAGATAGGAGGGTCAGTAAACCGTGCTGTTTACTGGCCATTGAGAAATGAAATTCAACCAGTTGGCACTTTGTTGATTCAAAGTTCGTCTCCCGAAACTCTACGCTATACTTTGCACAAAATTTCATCATTTCGCTGTGTACATTGTGCTATAAATTCGGAGAGCAAAAAGAGTATGTTCAGGCTCCCAATGTTTCGCATCAACTCCGATCCATCGATTTGGCCAGTTGAGAATGTCGCAAAATATTCTTCTTATCAGTATCCTGGGAAATTATGTGTAAAAGCAAATCTTTCTATCCGTCCATCTGTCCCGTCTTCGAAAGAAATGACCAGTATACTTATGTCTTGTCAATCATTTGATGATCAAGTTTCCACTTTTTATCACCTCACACGTTTAACTGAACTGGATATTTTGGCTAGATTTGTTCTAAGTGATAGTATTGAAGAAATCCTGGGTTTCATATTTCGTGGGACAAAAGTTTCAATATTTGGCTCTGTGTTAAATGGTTTAGGATCAGTTAGTTCAGATGTAGACCTTGTTGTTAAACTACCATTGAATTATGACAATTTACAGTATCTTCGTGATACCAAACCAAACTATTTGACGTCGGATTTATATCGAACGAAAATAATATCTTTAGATCCAGATTGTTTAAAGAACAGATTCTTATCTTTTCTACAGATGATGTTAAAGAAATTGGATCCATTAGGATTTAAATACTCAAGAATATACACTGGTCGAGTTCCTATTATTCATTTGGATCAAATTCGTGTTCTTGAAGTTGGATTGGATATTTCATCGCTTACCAAATCTCCTTTGATGAATAATGGGGAATCAAAACATTGTGGGACTAAAATGGCTGAAATTCTTCATTTCCTAACATTATGTATCCCTGAAATTCCAAAGTCTGTAGCTCTCATAAAATATCTTGCTCGTGAATTGCGTGTAACTCGTAATGGTCCAAGTCCTGGATTTActaatttcaaattaatttcACTCTTTATTAACTTTTTACAAGTTTCAAATTATGCACCTTCGTTTATTCGTCTACAATCTCTCATTAAAAATTCCATCACACTGGATAGTACAAGTGCTTTTTCTGCTCACACTCATTTCCCCGATCTCAACCCATTTCCATCGATAGAAGACTTACTGAGTAACTTTTTGGTTTATGTATGCAGCATAAAACCATGTGACATAATCATTGACCTTCGTAATGGCTGTTTAACACCACGACTGGAATCTACTGGTACTGAGTATACAGACCATGTGATACCTCATAGAAAACATTATGTACTCTGTCCAGACCCTACATATCCACAATGTAATATCTGGTCTGGTATCAATGAGGATCATTGGTCAAGTTTTGTGCAGATATGTCGTGCACTACAGGATACTTTAAAAATGCAgtgtaataaaaatgaaaattctaaaTGGGGTCTTCTTGCTTTGACTGATTTTGATGATTGTACCAAATTAAAATTTGTAAATGTTCCTGACTACTACCATCTGGTAGATCCTATTCAGTCTTAA
- the GPN2 gene encoding GPN-loop GTPase 2, variant 2 (EggNog:ENOG410V5RN~COG:O~BUSCO:EOG091G0HSB), translated as MSIKPSVGCERCVDSLVSLWSFVCGSTLFLFLLYIDVSSSIVNCVFKSLLLQSCLLVPTSLIVVSNVSRFVNGVHQCPIYGNFWRAYFLGCVFGLGSFFAFQSAMRKIRSDFCTFGIYLDFLAFFHWSEFYFTSIYNLSNCSLDIYMLTHSSEYVLALTASVLEYWLEKYFLYDVFSSYKWSITVINCLGSGMCIFGEVLRKLALLTAGGNFNHYVQFTKNRKHQLVTSGVYSWFRHPAYVGWFCWCIGTQILLINPLCLVAYTIMTFVFFKGRIYAEEKALVDFFGESYRKYQKLVSTGIPFIHGYVSH; from the coding sequence ATGAGTATCAAGCCATCTGTGGGTTGTGAGCGCTGTGTGGATTCTCTCGTGTCTCTTTGGAGCTTCGTATGTGGTTCTACTTTGTTTCTGTTCCTTCTTTACATTGATGTTTCCTCTTCGATAGTAAACTGTGTTTTTAAGTCCCTTCTTCTTCAGAGTTGTCTGCTAGTCCCCACATCGCTAATCGTTGTATCTAACGTAAGCAGATTTGTTAATGGCGTCCATCAATGCCCTATTTATGGGAACTTTTGGCGCGCATACTTTCTAGGCTGTGTTTTCGGTCTTGGATCATTCTTTGCCTTTCAATCTGCCATGAGGAAAATTCGAAGTGACTTTTGTACATTTGGAATTTATCTTGACTTCCTTGCATTTTTCCACTGGTCCGAGTTTTATTTCACTTCCATTTACAACCTGAGTAATTGTTCACTCGACATATATATGCTCACACATAGCTCTGAATATGTTCTAGCCCTTACCGCGAGTGTACTTGAGTACTGGCTAGAGAAATACTTCCTATACGACGTGTTTTCATCATACAAATGGAGTATTACTGTTATCAACTGTCTGGGGTCTGGAATGTGCATTTTCGGCGAAGTTTTACGTAAACTAGCTCTGCTCACAGCTGGGGGAAATTTCAATCATTATGTGCAGTTCACAAAAAATCGCAAACATCAGTTGGTAACAAGTGGAGTTTACTCGTGGTTTCGCCATCCGGCTTATGTTGGGTGGTTCTGTTGGTGCATTGGTACTCAGATTTTACTCATCAATCCCTTGTGTCTAGTCGCTTATACTATAATGacatttgtttttttcaaaggAAGAATATATGCTGAAGAAAAGGCACTAGTAGATTTTTTCGGAGAAAGTTATCGAAAGTATCAAAAATTGGTTTCTACTGGAATACCTTTCATACATGGATATGTATCTCACTAA